A region from the Ciconia boyciana chromosome 1, ASM3463844v1, whole genome shotgun sequence genome encodes:
- the RAI2 gene encoding retinoic acid-induced protein 2 gives MEELYKDAPNLPMDVTSSPSAIANNKLENGVAQLITAEAWNINSADLMKKALSPLVTVPAPSILTPPAESQSGVALKVAATVLQPICLGDSPVVLPIHLQVAGSAAPQMPATNAATPYVMTSQGPVPLPVLLEQHVFQHLNSPLVLPPGAACPASPLHTGLFPGAAAPVGQPQLLDPKPSGQAQEPVLPPVFQTPGFAAVLQDLFPSQGALGSTPCQPPPDYATLPPQAFSSPLSPLVPPATLLVPYPVIVPLPVPVPIPIPVPIPVPHGTEAKAVPDPPKPPLFTPHSCKGTQTPLEKEETKPFDLLHPREFPQLSRHTVIKMGGENEALDLSMKGPPAPRASEAALPPPPEDGALDLSLASCRKPGGPHGEVAGAGPAAVEAGGHPAPDKLAGPAAPFAPCKPPEAAGKAEGRGPGGGPAELLRQPQKWLVEQAGRAGCEPKAGNNIEIVSTSQTAKVIVSVKDAVPTIFCGKIKGLSGVSTKNFSFKRDLPQDSVLQCYDVKSPPEPRDSAEALRKPVKNRSVKLKKMNSPEIHILPIKKQRLAAFFPRK, from the coding sequence ATGGAGGAGCTGTACAAGGACGCCCCAAACCTGCCCATGGACGTCACCAGCTCGCCCTCGGCGATAGCCAACAACAAGCTGGAGAACGGGGTGGCCCAGCTGATCACAGCGGAGGCCTGGAACATCAACTCGGCCGACCTGATGAAGAAGGCCCTGTCCCCGCTGGTGACCGTCCCCGCGCCCTCCATCCTGACACCGCCGGCCGAGTCGCAGAGCGGGGTGGCCCTGAAGGTGGCGGCCACCGTGCTGCAGCCCATCTGCCTGGGGGACAGCCCCGTCGTCCTGCCCATCCACCTGCAGGTCGCCGGCAGCGCCGCCCCGCAGATGCCGGCCACCAACGCTGCCACCCCCTACGTCATGACCAGCCAGGGCCCCGTCCCGCTGCCCGTCCTCCTGGAGCAGCACGTCTTCCAGCACCTGAACTCGCCCCTGGTGCTGCCCCCGGGAGCCGcctgccccgccagccccctGCACACCGGCCTCTtccccggcgccgccgcccccgtcgggcagccccagctcctggacCCCAAGCCCTCCGGCCAAGCCCAGGAGCCCGTCCTGCCCCCCGTCTTTCAGACGCCGGGGTTCGCCGCTGTCCTTCAGGACCTGTTTCCCTCGCAGGGTGCCCTGGGCTCgaccccctgccagcccccaccCGACTACGCCACCCTCCCGCCCCAGGCCTTCAgctcccccctctccccgctgGTGCCCCCTGCCACGCTGCTGGTGCCCTACCCCGTCATCGtgcccctgcccgtccctgtccccatccccatccccgtccccatccccgtgcccCACGGCACCGAGGCCAAGGCGGTCCCCGACCCACCCAAGCCGCCGCTTTTCACCCCCCACTCCTGCAAGGGGACGCAGACCCccctggagaaggaggagacGAAGCCCTTCGACCTCCTCCACCCTCGGGAGTTTCCCCAGCTGAGCCGCCACACCGTCATCAAGATGGGTGGCGAGAACGAGGCGCTGGACCTCTCCATGAAAgggccgcccgcgccccgggcCAGTGAGGCCGCCCTGCCGCCTCCGCCCGAGGACGGGGCCCTGGACTTGTCCCTTGCCTCCTGCCGCAAGCCAGGGGGGCCCCACGGGGAGGTGGCCggtgccggccccgccgccgtcGAGGCTGGCGGTCACCCTGCGCCGGACAAGCtcgccggcccggccgcccccttCGCCCCCTGCAAGCCCCCGGAGGCGGCGGGCAAGGCGGAGGGCagggggccgggcggcgggccGGCCGAGCTGCTGCGGCAGCCGCAGAAGTGGTTGGTGGAGcaggcgggcagggcgggctgCGAGCCCAAGGCCGGCAACAACATCGAGATCGTCAGCACCTCGCAGACAGCCAAAGTCATCGTCTCCGTCAAGGACGCCGTGCCCACCATCTTCTGCGGCAAGATCAAGGGCCTGTCGGGGGTCTCCACCAAaaacttttccttcaaaaggGACCTGCCCCAGGACTCGGTGCTGCAGTGCTACGACGTGAAGAGCCCGCCCGAGCCCCGGGACAGCGCCGAGGCCCTCAGGAAACCCGTCAAAAACAGGAGCGTaaagctaaagaaaatgaactcgCCGGAGATACATATTCTTCCAATCAAGAAGCAACGGCTCGCTGCCTTTTTTCCAAGAAAGTAA